The genome window CTGAGAATTGTTGAAATGCGCGAAGTGGTTCCCTATGCGGAGCTGCATGCCGAATTCCCGGTGACGGAAGCGGCTTCACATACCACCCACGAGACCCGCCAGGCCATTCACCGCATTCTTCACGGTGAGGACGACAGGGTGCTGGTTATCGTTGGCCCCTGTTCCATTCATGATCCTGCTGCAGCGCTGGAATACGGCGACCGTCTGAAGGCCGTGCGTGAAAGGCTTTCCGATGACTTGCTGATTGTCATGCGCGTGTACTTCGAAAAGCCGCGTACCACGGTTGGCTGGAAGGGTTTGATCAATGATCCGGATCTTGATGGAAGTTTCAATATCAACAAGGGTCTGAGGCTGGCGCGTAAGCTTTTGCTGGAACTCAACGACAACGGGATTCCTGCTGCAACGGAATACCTTGACCTCATGTCGCCGCAATATGTTTCTGACCTGATCAGCTGGGGCGCGATCGGTGCGCGTACCACGGAAAGTCAGGTACATCGCGAACTGGCATCGGGATTGTCCTGTGCCGTGGGTTTCAAGAACGGAACCGATGGTTCGATGAGCATTGCGATTGATGCGATTCGTTCTGCTTCACAACCGCACAACTTCCTGGCGTTGACAAAACAGGGTCGCTCGGCGATTTTCTCGACCTCCGGAAATGAAGACTGCCATATTATTTTACGTGGTGGTCTTGAGCCAAACTATGACGCTGCGGCTGTTGCTGCTGCGTCGGAGCAGCTTGAAAAAGCCGGGTTGCCCACGCGACTGATGGTTGATTTCAGCCATGGAAACAGCTGTAAACAGTTTAAGCGCCAGTTGACCGTAGGTGATGACGTGGCAGGGCAGATTGCTTCCGGTGATAGCCGTATCGTCGGTGCCATGATCGAAAGTCACCTCAAGGAAGGCCGCCAGAACAGTGAGCCGGGTGGTGAACTGGAATACGGCAAGAGCATTACCGATGCCTGTATCAGCTGGGAAGATACGGTGCCGTTGCTGGAAAAACTGGCCGATGCCGTGCGCCACCGACGTGAACAGAAGGTGCTGGCCTCGGCCTGATATCTTCTAAGGAACCTCTGAATAATCCGTCATACCGGCGCAGGCCGGTATCCATCTCATTGAAACCACTGGATTCTGGCATACGCCAGAATGACGGAAATTAATTAATCAGAGGTTCCCTAATATGGGCACCGGTACCGGATCGAGTCCGGCAGGCTCTGTGCCGGTGTGATGAGAAGGTTTTACCCCGCCAGCTTGCGTTCCCACTCCAGTGACGTTTTGACGATAAAATCGAGATCGTCATGACGTGGCGTCCAGCCCAGCACTTCACGCGCCCGATCGGCCTTTGCGATCAGCGCAGGCGGGTCTCCGGCACGTCGTGCTTCTTCGATGACCTTGATCGAGGTTCCGTTGACACGGTTCACCGAATCGATCACTTCCTTGACACTGTAGCCGTGACCGTAGCCGCAGTTGAGCGTAACGGACGCTCCACCACCGGCCAGGTAGTCCACCGCCTTGATGTGTGCATCGGCAAGGTCATCAACATGAATGTAATCCCGCACCCCGGTACCATCCGGTGTCGGGTAATCCGTGCCGAACACATACAGCTGTTCACGCTTGCCGACAGCAACTTCTGCTGCCACCTTGATGAGCAGCGTCGCTTTCTCGGTGGACTGACCGATACGGCCTTCCGGGTCGGAGCCGGCCACATTGAAGTAACGCAAAATCACATGGCGCATGTCAGTGGCTTTGCCGAGGTCGCGCAACATCATCTCGCTCATCAGCTTTGACGTGCCGTACGGGTTGATGGGCGACAGAGGGCTGTCCTCGGTACACATCGAGTCCTCGGGAATACCATAGACCGCAGCCGTCGACGAAAAGATAAAATGTTTTACACCGGCTTCAGAGCAGCATTCCAGCAGGTTGCGGGTACAGCAGGTATTGTTGCCATAGTACTTGAGCGGCTTTTCGACAGATTCAGGAACGATGGTATGTGCTGCAAAGTGCAGGACAGTATCGACGTTGTGATCCGCGAGCACCTTGCTGACCAGTGCCTTGTCCCCTGTATCGCCCTCAACCAGTTCCGCACCGATCACCGCATCGCGAAAACCGGTAGAAAGATTATCCAGTACGACAACGGGCCGCCCGGCCCCGGTCAACATACGCACAACATGGCTGCCAATATAGCCAGCCCCCCCTGTTACAAGAATTTTACTTTCCGACACGGCTTCGATCCTTTCTGTTTATGTTCCGGTGCCGCACATCATAGCGTTATTTTGTACCGGATTCATGGGGTGCCGCCCTGGCGTTTGAGCATGGCGCGCATGGCGTGGTCGGAATACATGTCGTCCAGCGACAGGGACTGGCCACTTTCGGTCACAATACGTGCATGGAAACGTTTGAGTTCGCGTGGCTCGCGTACCCCGCATGAGTGTGAAATGACACCGATTTCATACACCATATTTTTCACATAATTGGTGACACGCGTTGCCTTTATTTTCGGCACCAGGCCCTTTTGCAGCCGCCGGTCATGGGTGGTGATACCGGTCGGACAGGTATTCTTGTTGCAATGCAGCGCCTGGATACAACCCAGGGCAAACATGAAACCGCGGGCCGAAACCACGAAATCGGCACCGACACACAGTGCCCAGGCGACTTCTGCCGGTGTTACCAGCTTGCCGGAGGCGATGACCTTGACGCGGTCTTTCAGGCCGTGTTCGGTAAGCTTGTCGGTGACCAGAGGCAGGCTTTCCTGGATGGGCAGACCCATGTAATCCATCAGGCTCATGGGGGCGGCGCCAGTGCCACCATCGGAACTGTCGACGGTAATGAAGTCAGGTGCGGCCTGCTGGCCGCGCTTGTTGACCTCAAGAAACAGTTCATCCAGCCAGCCATAGGCGCCGATCACCGCCTTGAAGCCAACCGGTTTGCCGGTCACTGTGCGGATGTGTTCAATCATATTCAGCAGGTCGGCAACAGAGTTGATATCCGGGTGCCGGTTGGGGCTGATCGAATCCTCGCCAACAGGTATGCCACGTATCTTTGCAATTTCTTCTGTCACCTTGGCGCCGGGCAGTATGCCGCCTTTGCCGGGTTTGGCGCCCTGGCTGAGTTTTATCTCGAACATTTTTACCTGTTCGTGGGCTGCAACTTCGCGTAACTTGTCATCGCTGAGATTGCCGTGTTCATCGCGTACGCCATATTTCGCCGTGCCGATCTGGAACACGATATCGGCACCACCTTCCAGGTGGTATGGCGACAGACCGCCTTCGCCGGTATTCATCCAGCAATCACTTTTTGCAGCACCGGCAGACAATGCCTGCACGGCAGGTTTTGAAAGCGCGCCGTAGCTCATGCCGGAAATATTGAACAAGGAATCGGTGACATAAGGGTTTTCACATTCAGGTCCGATCGTGATGTCACGGGGTTTGGCGGCATCGGTGCCGAGCGTCGGAAACGGACAGTTGACGAACAGAACGGTACCCGGCGGTGACAGGGTGCGCGTGGAGCCAAATGCCGTGGTGTTGTCGAGATCCTTTGCCGCGCGATAGACCCAGGAGCGGTCGGCACGATTGAAGGGCATCTCCTCGCGATCCATGGCAAAGAAATACTGGCGGAAAAATTTGCCCAGTTCCTCGAAGAAATAGCGGAAGTGCGCAATGACAGGGTAGTTGCGCCGGATCGCCTGCTTGGTCTGGGTGATGTCTATGATGAAGACGATGACAATCGTGATGACTACCAGCCCCACCAGGATGACGAAAAATGATGCCAGGAACTCCAGTGAGCGGAACATAAACCCTGTGTCTG of Thiogranum longum contains these proteins:
- a CDS encoding FMN-binding glutamate synthase family protein; protein product: MTIPDTGFMFRSLEFLASFFVILVGLVVITIVIVFIIDITQTKQAIRRNYPVIAHFRYFFEELGKFFRQYFFAMDREEMPFNRADRSWVYRAAKDLDNTTAFGSTRTLSPPGTVLFVNCPFPTLGTDAAKPRDITIGPECENPYVTDSLFNISGMSYGALSKPAVQALSAGAAKSDCWMNTGEGGLSPYHLEGGADIVFQIGTAKYGVRDEHGNLSDDKLREVAAHEQVKMFEIKLSQGAKPGKGGILPGAKVTEEIAKIRGIPVGEDSISPNRHPDINSVADLLNMIEHIRTVTGKPVGFKAVIGAYGWLDELFLEVNKRGQQAAPDFITVDSSDGGTGAAPMSLMDYMGLPIQESLPLVTDKLTEHGLKDRVKVIASGKLVTPAEVAWALCVGADFVVSARGFMFALGCIQALHCNKNTCPTGITTHDRRLQKGLVPKIKATRVTNYVKNMVYEIGVISHSCGVREPRELKRFHARIVTESGQSLSLDDMYSDHAMRAMLKRQGGTP
- the aroG gene encoding 3-deoxy-7-phosphoheptulonate synthase AroG codes for the protein MPYQTDDLRIVEMREVVPYAELHAEFPVTEAASHTTHETRQAIHRILHGEDDRVLVIVGPCSIHDPAAALEYGDRLKAVRERLSDDLLIVMRVYFEKPRTTVGWKGLINDPDLDGSFNINKGLRLARKLLLELNDNGIPAATEYLDLMSPQYVSDLISWGAIGARTTESQVHRELASGLSCAVGFKNGTDGSMSIAIDAIRSASQPHNFLALTKQGRSAIFSTSGNEDCHIILRGGLEPNYDAAAVAAASEQLEKAGLPTRLMVDFSHGNSCKQFKRQLTVGDDVAGQIASGDSRIVGAMIESHLKEGRQNSEPGGELEYGKSITDACISWEDTVPLLEKLADAVRHRREQKVLASA
- the galE gene encoding UDP-glucose 4-epimerase GalE, which encodes MSESKILVTGGAGYIGSHVVRMLTGAGRPVVVLDNLSTGFRDAVIGAELVEGDTGDKALVSKVLADHNVDTVLHFAAHTIVPESVEKPLKYYGNNTCCTRNLLECCSEAGVKHFIFSSTAAVYGIPEDSMCTEDSPLSPINPYGTSKLMSEMMLRDLGKATDMRHVILRYFNVAGSDPEGRIGQSTEKATLLIKVAAEVAVGKREQLYVFGTDYPTPDGTGVRDYIHVDDLADAHIKAVDYLAGGGASVTLNCGYGHGYSVKEVIDSVNRVNGTSIKVIEEARRAGDPPALIAKADRAREVLGWTPRHDDLDFIVKTSLEWERKLAG